From Symphalangus syndactylus isolate Jambi chromosome 5, NHGRI_mSymSyn1-v2.1_pri, whole genome shotgun sequence:
GTTGGCCTCCCTTTCCCTCAAAGAGCCTTCACTCCACTTGGGCTGTGGGAAAGAGATTTCTGAACTTTAAAACAGTTCATATGGCTCATTCCTCTTCAATCATCCGTTAATTAGTACCCTGTGAATTCCATTAggtcgtgtgtgtatgtgtttcaagAAAGGGGGCATACAACCTGTTGGCCTAATATAGAAAATGAATGGAAGGTGCTAAAAAGgtcagaaaataaacacaaagttaCTTGCTTATAAGTTTTAGGCTCTATGGCATTCCTATTATAGTGGCACAAACATATGAAAGAGAAAATCATATTAACAGAAGATGATAATCtattaaaaaatctgaattttcaGAAAACCTCAAATAGTCTTTTCCCAAGTTATAGGAAATGCTATACCCCccgccaacttttttttttttttgaggcacggTTTCattcttgttgaccaggctggagtgcgatggtgcaatctcagctcactgcaacctccacctcccaggttcaagcgattctcctgcctcagcctcccgagtagctggaattacaggcgtgcaccaccaagcctggctaatttttgtattattagtagagacagagttttaccatgtcagccaggctggtctcaaactcctgacctcaagtgatctgcccgcctcagcctcccaaagtgctgggattacaggcatgagccactgagcccggcctacaTCCGTTTTTAAGATAAATATCTAGTGGTGATGTTCCTTAACATCATTTCTTCTGGTGATGACTTGGTTCTAACAAGTGATATTAATGTCAATGTCAGGGAAAAGAGTTACAAAGGTGCTGGGagaaactaaaaattgaaaaaaactggcagggcatgatggctcacagctgtaatcccagcactttgggaggccgaggtgggtggatcacctgaggtcaggagctcgacagcagcctggccaacatgatgaaaccctgtctctactaaaaagacaaaaattagctgggcgtggtggtgggcgcctgtagtcccagctattccggaggctgacgcgaggaattgcttgaacctgggaggcagaggttgcagtgagccaagatcgcaccattacactccagcctgggccacaggagcgaaactctgtctcaaaaaaaaaaaaagaaaaaaaaaaagaaacaaccgaAGAGATGCAAACTTCACGTGGggaaatatattcataatataaaaacacatgcaaatgTCTTGAGTAAGGCATGTCAGGTAGACTTCCACAAAAAGTCAATTACATCATTTGCATAAAACCTATTAGGTATCCACCCAGTAGGCTAAATCTTTTTCACCACACTGAAAGCAAGGAATTTTCTCCTTCCCATTTCCGTTTAATAAACAAGTACTAGAAACACTGAATTACCACTATTTCCCTCCCATTCACAGAGCATAAAGCCAGAACTTCCATAAATCCAATAGAGCCGTGTAGGGCCATGTCTAGGGCATGCTACTCAGATACCTAAAAAACCACAGATACAGAAGAATCTCTTTCTCTATTCTATTACCATCTTACTAACAAATCAACAAGCATTAAGAAATGTGAAACAAAGCGCAATTTCACACGTACAAACTGAACCTAAACCACGGAAGACCAAGTATTTTCTTGTCACTGTGGCATGTGATTCTTCAACCACCTGCTCAGTAATCCCTCTTCAGCTGCACAGCTGCTGCCAATTCCACATGCCCAGCTAGGCAGGTGCTTTGGTGAATTTACCTGTTCCCTAGCAAAAAGAGTCCTTCACTGACACTTAGTGGACCCAGAACCTGCCAATCAACATCACCTATCTTCATTTTGTCTGTCACAGACAACTTTTATAAGGGAGGTATCATGAAGGCATATTTAATACATTacaatattttgcattttgtggggtttttgcttgttttctttaaaGGAAACTGATTTTGAAAAATCAAGTAGAAGAGAGAATTAAGAGACTGAAAAGAAAACTTCCCACACAATATAAGGCTGCCTCATCTCAGGCTAGTCCCATCTGCCTGGCAGTATTCCCATCCATGACCAGTTTTCCATGAGGGAAATAACAATTGCTTAGCTACCTTCGGAGTAGGAGAAAAGGGCAGTACAAGTACTAAGGTACCTGGAAAAGAAGTAACTACAAAGAGGAAGCAGAGTGGGAACTTCTGGAGAACACGTATCACTGCTATGCTTAGCCTCCATGGCTAAGCTCAGGCAATAGTGTCAAATAAATAAGGAGTAGCACTTCCACTTGACAGAGCAATCAGTAAACCCCTCAACAAATTATCGTGTTCCAGTCATTTAGTTGCTATATGCTAATTGCAACATAATTGCTACCAGGAGCCAAAATTATGCTTCCATATCCTCACAAAATAAGCACTAATCTGTCCAACTTTCTAGACCTCTatcacaaggaaatttttttCTACCAAGAAGCTGGGACGGGTGTTTGGGGGGGAATCCAAAGCACTCTTTGAATGATGGTCACGATCAGAAGACTAACATGAGATTCCTTGTGGCAAGGGCCCAACTCTGAAGCCACTAAATCTAATCAGAACAAATTTAATCTGAGGCTTCTGCCTTCACTGTCACCTGACAGCATTCAGAAACAAATGCCAAGAGCCCAAGAGCAAAAAGCTTTGGACTCAGTTTAGCTGAGGCTTCACTCAAATATTCCTAGGACACAGAGTTGGAAATAGTCTAAAGACAAACAACACCTCCAGTAAAGCCTGAAGACAGTTCTgttatcaaaaaatatataaaggtcAGAACAACCTGTTCCCTCCTATCAAAGGCCCAACACCTCAGTGGCAGGCCATCATTTAAAGAAACTCACTGAAATAAAAGGATAAGGGAAGCACCATAGACAGACTAATTGCCTCAGAAAGACCTTTACCAAAACCAAAGGCTAAAGTTCTTATTCAACACTGTCCTATGGGAAATGGTTGGCTATTGTGTACACAGCACATTATATACAATTCCCTACTCACAATGAGTTTTACTTCTaatctctttttaaagaaaagttgtcTTTCATGTCGCAAATGGAAATCTCTATTCCaggcccaaataattttttttttttttttttgatacaaggtcctgctctatcacccaggctagagtacagcggagcaatcacggttcactgcagcctcaacctcctcctgggctcaacgggATCtttctacctcggcctcccaagtagctgggaccacaggcgtatgccactacatccagctaatattttttatattatttgttgagatggggttttgccatgttgcccaagctggtctcgaactcctgaactcaatcgatcttcccacctcagcctcctgagtagctgggaccactggcatgtgccactacacccagctagctgtattttttaaaatttttgtagagatgggttctcactatgttgcccaggccattctcaaactcctaggctcaagtgatcctcctgcctcagcctcccaaagtgctgggatgacaggtgtgagcaccatgcctggtcccaaataattttttacacAACTAATAGTACATAAATATTATTTGGGCACTTCTATCAGGTATGTACAATAGGATTCCTTCTAGTTTGTTCTCATCCTTCTCTCACTAATAATCCCTAAGAcccatatattttttcaaaaatgtttatttctttggcAAATTTCTTAATACAGAGGCAGATATAGACTTTTGCACAATGAGCAAGTCATGTCCTTTCATTagagttaaaataaatattgaaaggtTTGTTCCCACAGCCCTTGCCCAGATAGGCAAATTCTGTGGCTTTTTTATtgtgctattatttttttttttttttttttttttttttttttttttttttttttttgagacagagtctcgctctgtcgcccaggctggagtgcagtggcgcaatctcggctcactgcaagctccgcctctggggttcacgccattctcctgcctcagcctctccgagcagctgggactacaggcgcccgccaccacgcccggctaattttttgtatttttagtagagacggggtttcactgtggtctcgatctcctgacctcgtgatccgcccacctcggcctcccaaagtgctgggattacaagcgtgagccaccgcgcccggcctgtgctaTTATTATTGACCAGGAAGCCACCATCAAAAAGGTACTtggttcttgactttttaatttttttatttttaaaaaacagggtcttgctttgttgcccaggctggtctcgaactcctgggctccagccatcctctggcctcattctcccaaagtgcccagattacaagcatgagccaccacacctgggcttgACTCCCCATCTTAACCCTGCACAGGTTTTTAGTGGTATtccgaaacaaacaaaaatcactgcATGAgtgttccatttatataaaagaatTAAATATGATGACTCAAATAAGAGTAGAACCTTCCCTTGAAGTCTTCTTCCTTAAGGGTCTGAAACTAACATCATATTGAGTCTACCAGACACTATTCCTTCACAACTTAGTACAGGCTAGCCAAAGAGGCAGGCACAACATGGCTGGCATCCCTTATTCTTCTGAAAAATGTGTGCCAATGAGCTCTGCATTGTTCCTCACTCAAAAAGAagagcctttctctctggcctccTCCAATGGCAAGCCCCAgtcaggaaaaggaagaaaatggcactgaggagcctgggagatggagcatATCCAAAGCTCTCAGACAAGACTTGAACCTATGACCTTCACTGTGTACACAATAGGAGGGTGAGAGGGACCGGTTTATCTCTGCTGCAGCAGTTCTCAGCCCTGGGGTAGCACTCCCGATAAAATGACACGACTATTGTGTGTGGCAGCAGAACAGTCATCTCCTCACAACAGCCTAAACCAGCACTCCCTCCCCCAAGACAAAGCAGCAGGGGTGAAATTAACTCAAGGCTGCAGAGCAAAGCCTAATACAGAAAAGGGAGGCCTGTAGGGGCTTGGGGACTCTCCTCAAACCCTTAGGCTCTGGACACATGGCTGGAAACAGACAGGCTTTCTTCCCCATCTTTCCCACTCTCATTTAGGTAGGGAGCTGTTTCTTAGAGAATTTAATCATCTGTGATTTGTTCAGAAATATTCCCCCTGAAGGGCTCTGATCTCTCCACCCTGTGTGAGCCTAATTCCTAGAAGCTGAAATGACTGTTTGCTGCTGCCTGTTTCACAAACACACATTAATTGGTCAGATGTGTCTCCTCCTCCTCAACCccaaagggaggaaggagaatctGAGCAAAGCACAGAGATGATCCAACCGTAATTACACATAAAGGGAAAAGAGGGCAGCATGGGTTTTCCAAACAGGATAGGGTCACAAATCCTCCCGGGGGTACAAGGATAGCAGTTGAGGTCCAGGCCCAGGGATCCCTCCATCTTGAAGAAAAGGACAGGAGTAAATGTGACCTGAAGACTGTTAGGGGCACACACCCACAACCTACTTACTGCACGATCCCAGCCACCTTGCTCCCCACTCCTAGGTCACGCACACGTCCTTCTTCCGACCCTATGCTCTGAACaaccgccccccgcccccaccctccCGCCAACTCCCTGACTGGCCCCAGTCGCCCTGAGCGCCCTCAACATACCCAGACTCGCCTCAGAAACTCTCTGGCCTGCTCCCATAACCTAGCCAGACCCCAATCCCCTCCCGGGCACCCCTACCCTCAGCCTGAACCGGCCGTGGCCACGCTTTGAACTTCACCCCGCGCCCCTCGacgccccctcccccacccacgcAACGACCCCCCCTACACACCTTCCCCTCGCTCCGCCCcagcccccccaacccccacttcCTCCGTCAGGCAGCGCCGCCGCCCCCGGCCCCCATCAGATCCCCTCAGCCCCGCGCCCCATCGGTGCCGCCGCCTCTTTCCTCCCCCAGTCCCGGCTCCACACAAAGCTCCGGACTCACCGCGCGGCCGGTCCCGGGAGCCGCCACCTCCGCCCGCCCGGGGCCCCGGGCCGTAGAGCCGCTGCTGCTACGGGGCCCAGGCCGCCATCCGTTCCCGCggcccctcccccccaccccaccccggctCCGGCTCCGGCTCCGGCTCTCTGCCCCCTCCCCGCGCCGCTCCGCCCCGCCCGGCCGGTGCCGCTGTGTCCGGGGCCGCGGGTCCCTcagccgccgccaccgccgccgccgcgatCCGGGACAACCAGAGTCACCCGGAAGACGCGGACACTGGACTACCAGGCCCTCGGATCCGGATTCCGCGCTTGTGTGGAGTCTGGAGCGGGTGAGCGCAGGGGAAACCCGGAACCTGGATGAAGGAGCGAAATCCTGGGTCTCGGAATGCGCGCTCACCCGGAGCCCAGATTAGGGAGTCTTAGCTCAGGGAATGCTGGAAAACCAGGCATGCCGGTTAGAACCAacataaactcaaagaaatctgGATTAGAGAGCTCGAACCTAACGCTGTCCCCTCATGGGCAGTAGAACTCTCGCTGGATCAGACTTCTTCACAGAGAGGTATCTGCGGGGAGTATTGCATCTTATAATATAGAAGACACCTCTTCTGTAGTTGTCCTTCAACCACAGAGAGGAAAGGGCCGTAGGGGGTCTGAACATGGGCATCCACAAAGAACAGAAGAGCAATCACAGCTCCTGATTTCATCCATTTTACCCCTTAGTTCAGCAAAGTACCAACCTCCTAATTTTTTATCCTTTGTTCTCCAGCTTTTTCTTTTAGGATTACTACTTGCTTTTCTCCCCAAAGCACCCATTTCTAATCCCTCTATATATCCCTTTTCCCCTCACCATCCTATATCACTAAATCTTGTTGCCTTTTATTATCTACAAGTCTTATTCTGTCCTTCTCCAACCCACCATTCTAAGGATtgtagcttttatttttccttatctgCTATTCATCTCTGATTGCCCAGCATACTATCTAGTGCACAGTAGGCATTCAGTCCATGTTTAAGTGAGCCCTCCCACCCAGCTTTCACTTGTGAAACATCTATTCGTGATGACCTCCTAAGACTTCCATCTCATTCCATAGCAAACAAATTTACCTTAATTCTCAAGGCCTCCCACATCCTAGCCCCTATTATGTCCTTCCTGTGTCCTTGACCGTTTTATTCTGCTTTGCATTTATCTTACCTTTTTTCCCTTATCCTGAGGCATCCTTCAACAGTGCCACTCAAGATAGCATGTGACTTGGAGATAAAGTGAGGTCATaaaaaggtggggggaggggttgATAGCTAAAGATAAAAACTCAACCTTTCTGGTCTAGGAAAAATAATCTCTCTTTGGTCCACCAATAGTCATGTTGTTAGACAGTACAGGGGCAGAACTGATCCCAGGTGACAGCGAACTTCCAATGTATACTAGACAAAGTTACAAGTGAGGATTCAGCTACTTAGCAGGTGGAGACAGAGAAGGGTTTAGTGTTTTAGACTTAGGCATGATTTAATTAAGCATTAAACATTCCAGTAGTCATCTCCCACTGAAGGACCATGATTCTGCCATTGGAGAGAACTAGACTGCAAAAATAGGGAACAAAGGAAGGTAAACATTCCTGCAGTGAACTCCAAGTTTCAGCCAGAGAAAGTTCTCAAGCCTGGAAGAACCACTAAAAATTTTCAAGTGATCAGATGTCCTACATAGTAAACAAACCTTAAGTTTTGATTTACTGTTCCTCTAGACCAAGGGTTGGCAAACTGCATCTCACAGGTCAAATCAGGCTCACCACCTGTTTTAATATGTCCCATGAGCtagaatgatttttacatttttaaacagttAAATAATCAAAAGACTATTTCATGATGtgaaaatgatatgaaattcaaatttcaggccaggtgcagtggctcatgcctgtaatctcagcactttgggaggctgaggcaggcggatcacgtgaggtcgggaattcgagaccaggctgaccaacatggagaaaccccataaaaatacaaaagtagctgggcgtggtggcgcatgcctgtaatcccagctactcgggaggctgaggcaggagaatcacttgaacccagaggcggaggtcacggtgagccaagatctcgccatttactccagcctgggcaacaagagcaaaactcagtctcaaaaaatgaaaagaaattcaaatttcgGTGTCTGTAAATAGTTTTATTgggccggtggctcatgcctgtaatcccagcatttcggcaggccaaggccggcagatcacctgaggtcgggaattcgagacccgcttgaccaacatggagaaaccccatctctacgaaaaatacaaaattagccaggcgtggtggcacatgcctgcaatcccagctactccagaggctgaggcaggagaatcacttgaacccagaggcggaggtcacagtgagccaagatctcaccattgccctccagcctgggcaacaagagcaaaactcagtctcaaaaaatgaaaagaaattcaaatttcagtgtctgtaaatagttttattgggccggtggctcatgcctgtaatcccagcatttcggcaggccaaggccggcagatcacctgaggtcgggaattcgagacccgcttgaccaacatggagaaaccccatctctatgaaaaatacaaaattagccgggcatggtggcacatgcctgcaatcccagctactccagaggctgaggcaggagaatcacttgaacccgggagacggaggttgaaGTCAGCcgaaatcttgccactgcactccagcctgggcaacaagagtgaaaccgtctcgaaaaacaaacaaacaaaaaaatagttttattggcTCTGCCAAGGTCATTTACATTATCATCTATAGATGCATTTttactacaacagcagagttgaacaGTTGAAACAAGGACTGCATAGCCTgtgtaaagcctaaaatatttgctatctgaccctttacagaaagtttgccaacccctgctccaGACAAGCACTATCCAACAGAACTTTTTGCAGcgatggaaatgttctacatctgtgctgtccaatgcAGAAGttgctagccacatgtagctatttgAGCACTTGAGATATGGTCAACAGTGACTGAATAACTGAATCCTTAATTTCATATAATTGAAATTTTCATAACCAcaagtggctagtggctaccataatAGACAGTACAGCTCTAGACTCTTAAATCTTctgtactgactttttttttctccttatgccACGATCTCACTCCCTTCCTGTGACATTCCTCTATGGATTCTCAGGAACTCCCCACTACCCCACTGTTCCACAGTCCCACTCACTATATACACATCCATTTTTCTGACCTCAAGCTGCAGTACACTAACTAGGTTGTCTCTCTGGACTCTCCATTGTCACAACTGAAGTCTGAAAATGGATCAGGTTATCAGTTGTCACCCTATGAATTAAGCCAcattatgtac
This genomic window contains:
- the LOC134736550 gene encoding uncharacterized protein, producing MAGIPYSSEKCVPMSSALFLTQKEEPFSLASSNGKRGQHGFSKQDRVTNPPGGTRIAVEVQAQGSLHLEEKDRSKCDLKTPDPNPLPGTPTLSLNRPWPRFELHPAPLDAPSPTHATTPPTHLPLAPPQPPQPPLPPSGSAAAPGPHQIPSAPRPIGAAASFLPQSRLHTKLRTHRAAGPGSRHLRPPGAPGRRAAAATGPRPPSVPAAPPPHPTPAPAPAPALCPLPAPLRPARPVPLCPGPRVPQPPPPPPPRSGTTRVTRKTRTLDYQALGSGFRACVESGAGQVQWLMPVISALWEAEAGGSREVGNSRPG